One window of the Allorhizobium ampelinum S4 genome contains the following:
- a CDS encoding glycosyltransferase family 4 protein gives MMAKGTLCVLDPASILVVAPHFKRRLSGVTSTVVQLIPQQRRRGLAIATLGPGLPETMPALTFAQMPALWKKPRGASHRVWHARRNLEMLVGVVLRDVLRMPLKLLFTSAAQRHHSRYTRWLISKMDAVVATSARSGSFLHVPHSVIRHGIDTELFHPPQGAEDRIAATNLPGDYLIGCFGRVRHQKGTDLFVKAMIELLPRYPGWTAVVSGRVTPEHKGFAEGLKAQIAAASLTERIVFLGEVEDIKPWYRRLTLYVAPSRNEGFGLTPLEAMASETVVVASDAGAYAELIAEGATGAVVAADAYAPLRDAIEPYLADPGRACLHGKAAVAHVRENFALAREAAGLEAVYSRLLGRPVIAPPAPQP, from the coding sequence ATGATGGCGAAAGGTACCCTGTGCGTGCTTGATCCTGCTTCAATCCTTGTGGTGGCTCCTCATTTCAAGCGGCGACTCTCGGGCGTAACCTCCACCGTGGTGCAATTGATCCCGCAGCAGCGCCGCCGTGGGCTGGCCATTGCCACACTTGGTCCCGGCCTGCCGGAGACCATGCCCGCCCTCACCTTCGCACAAATGCCAGCCTTGTGGAAAAAGCCGCGCGGCGCTTCCCATCGCGTCTGGCATGCCCGGCGCAATCTGGAAATGTTGGTAGGCGTGGTGTTGCGCGATGTGTTGCGCATGCCGCTGAAACTGCTGTTTACCTCGGCGGCCCAGCGTCATCACAGCCGCTATACCCGTTGGCTGATCTCGAAAATGGATGCCGTGGTCGCCACCAGCGCCCGCTCCGGCTCATTTTTGCATGTACCGCATAGCGTTATCCGCCATGGCATCGACACCGAACTGTTTCATCCGCCGCAAGGTGCCGAGGACAGGATCGCAGCCACCAACCTGCCGGGCGATTATCTGATCGGCTGCTTTGGTCGGGTGCGCCATCAAAAGGGCACCGATCTATTCGTCAAAGCAATGATCGAACTTCTACCCCGCTATCCCGGCTGGACAGCCGTGGTCTCCGGCCGCGTCACCCCGGAACATAAAGGTTTTGCCGAGGGGCTGAAGGCGCAGATTGCCGCGGCCAGTCTGACGGAGCGGATCGTTTTTCTGGGCGAGGTCGAGGATATCAAGCCGTGGTATCGGCGGCTGACGCTCTATGTCGCGCCCTCGCGCAATGAAGGGTTTGGCCTGACGCCACTGGAAGCCATGGCGTCCGAAACCGTGGTGGTCGCATCGGATGCCGGGGCCTATGCGGAACTGATTGCCGAAGGGGCAACCGGCGCCGTGGTTGCCGCCGATGCCTATGCGCCGCTGCGTGATGCAATCGAGCCTTATCTGGCCGATCCCGGTCGCGCCTGCCTGCATGGCAAGGCGGCCGTTGCCCATGTGCGGGAAAATTTCGCGCTTGCCAGAGAAGCGGCAGGGCTGGAGGCGGTCTATAGCCGATTGCTCGGCAGGCCGGTCATCGCGCCGCCCGCGCCCCAACCATAA
- a CDS encoding glycosyltransferase family 25 protein produces the protein MQVLIINLDRARERLAFQQAQMRALGLSFTRIAALDADHLPDLGEAYWNGWERPIRPAERACLLSHRQTWETIAAGADPVLVLEDDAVLSDKVPALLEALRHRTDLDHVTLETRSRKKLVARASLSDLPLRRLYQDRSGAAAYILWPTGAAKLLQRSARHGAIADAVICAAYELASFQADPALAVQLDRCAPYGLPKPIATQSSISPTQSEKQRPSLAFRLRRIKAQLRMGLRQLCHSQDAQRRQVPVRREDFDYLKTLAVTQTTSPSAPGDAAP, from the coding sequence ATGCAGGTGCTGATCATCAATCTCGACCGCGCCCGTGAGCGTCTAGCCTTCCAGCAAGCGCAGATGCGCGCTCTTGGCCTTTCGTTTACCCGTATAGCAGCCTTGGATGCCGATCATCTTCCCGATCTGGGCGAGGCCTATTGGAACGGCTGGGAAAGACCGATTCGGCCTGCGGAACGGGCCTGCCTGCTCAGCCATCGCCAGACCTGGGAGACCATTGCCGCAGGCGCAGACCCCGTGCTGGTGCTGGAAGACGATGCGGTTCTGTCCGATAAAGTGCCTGCTCTTCTGGAAGCACTGCGCCATCGAACCGATCTCGACCATGTGACGCTGGAAACGCGCAGCCGCAAAAAACTTGTCGCTCGCGCCAGCCTCTCCGATCTGCCACTGCGCCGACTCTATCAGGATCGCTCGGGGGCCGCGGCCTATATTCTCTGGCCAACGGGAGCTGCCAAGCTTCTCCAGCGCAGTGCACGCCACGGTGCCATTGCCGATGCGGTGATCTGCGCGGCCTATGAGCTTGCCTCCTTCCAGGCCGATCCAGCGCTGGCCGTGCAACTGGATCGCTGCGCGCCCTATGGCCTGCCTAAACCGATTGCGACCCAGTCGTCGATTTCGCCCACTCAATCAGAAAAGCAGCGCCCCTCCCTCGCCTTTCGGCTCAGGCGGATCAAGGCCCAGTTGCGAATGGGCCTGCGTCAGCTTTGCCACAGCCAGGATGCGCAGCGACGGCAGGTGCCGGTCCGGCGCGAGGATTTCGACTATCTGAAGACCTTGGCGGTCACTCAGACCACCAGCCCGTCCGCCCCCGGTGATGCTGCGCCTTGA
- a CDS encoding sulfotransferase family 2 domain-containing protein: MTVVAPNFVFVHVPKSAGRSITRVLGGETQGVPTHTPYTKLANFGIDKRFSFGFVRNPWDRMVSLYSFLCQKRLQAYECPDYQQYIRDIGFKAWLLEDEYYSRHDEHWPDEALPPLQRRSQLFWLSGCDFIGKIENINSDFRHIRKRIGLKPTLMERLRLTSPVPKKNSSKRGNYTRYFDEETRAFVEAHFQEEIRVFNYTFGS, from the coding sequence ATGACGGTCGTTGCGCCAAACTTTGTCTTTGTACATGTTCCGAAATCCGCCGGGAGATCCATCACCAGGGTGCTGGGTGGCGAGACACAGGGGGTTCCGACCCATACGCCGTACACGAAGCTCGCCAATTTCGGCATCGACAAGCGTTTCAGCTTCGGCTTCGTTCGAAACCCATGGGACCGAATGGTATCCCTTTACTCGTTTCTTTGCCAGAAACGGCTACAAGCCTATGAGTGCCCCGATTACCAGCAGTATATTCGCGATATCGGCTTCAAAGCCTGGCTGCTTGAAGATGAATATTATTCGCGGCATGACGAACATTGGCCAGATGAAGCCCTGCCTCCTCTTCAACGCCGCTCGCAATTGTTCTGGTTGTCCGGCTGCGACTTCATCGGAAAGATCGAAAACATCAATTCGGATTTCCGCCATATCCGCAAACGGATCGGATTGAAGCCGACCTTGATGGAAAGACTGCGTCTGACCAGCCCCGTCCCGAAGAAGAACAGCTCGAAACGCGGCAATTATACCCGCTATTTCGATGAGGAAACCAGAGCCTTTGTTGAGGCCCATTTCCAGGAGGAAATCCGCGTGTTCAACTATACATTCGGCTCCTGA
- a CDS encoding Lrp/AsnC family transcriptional regulator: MFRADLDAIDIKILRELQRDGRMTNVELSERVGISAPPCLRRVRKLEETGIIQGYHAALSGPKLGFDLVAFCMVGLKHQSEANLKSFAAATEQWPLVRQAWMVNGESDFLLHCVADNLTSFQDFVIETLTANSHVDTVKTLLTIRQIKRLGLVDI; encoded by the coding sequence GTGTTTCGCGCTGATTTGGATGCCATCGACATCAAAATTCTAAGAGAGTTGCAACGCGACGGTCGGATGACCAATGTCGAACTGTCGGAGCGCGTCGGTATTTCCGCACCGCCCTGCCTTCGCCGGGTGCGCAAGCTGGAAGAGACGGGCATTATTCAAGGCTATCATGCGGCTTTAAGCGGCCCCAAACTGGGATTCGATCTGGTTGCCTTCTGCATGGTAGGCCTGAAACATCAGTCGGAAGCCAATCTGAAGAGTTTCGCCGCCGCCACAGAACAATGGCCGCTGGTGCGCCAGGCCTGGATGGTCAATGGCGAAAGCGATTTCCTGCTGCATTGCGTGGCCGATAACCTTACCAGTTTCCAGGATTTCGTCATCGAGACTCTGACAGCCAATAGCCATGTCGATACGGTGAAAACCCTGTTGACGATCCGGCAGATCAAGCGGCTTGGGTTGGTGGATATTTGA
- the trxB gene encoding thioredoxin-disulfide reductase, with amino-acid sequence MSARHTKVLIIGSGPAGYTAAIYAARAMLKPVLIAGMEQGGQLMITTDVENYPGFADPIQGPWLMGEMLKQATHVGTEIVNDLVTEVETTRRPFTVKTDSGAVWTADTLIICTGAKAKWLGIESEQHFQGFGVSACATCDGFFYRNKDVIVVGGGNSAVEESLYLSHIAKTVTVVHRRDSFRSEKILQERLFAKDNVKVLWNTVIDEVTGIPAKPPMPPSVTGVRLKNLDSGIVTDTPIDGVFVAIGHAPAVELFTGKLKLKPNGYLWTAPDSTATDVPGIFAAGDVTDDIYRQAITAAGMGCMAALEAERYLAAEIIPAQAAE; translated from the coding sequence ATGTCCGCCCGCCATACCAAAGTGCTGATTATCGGCTCTGGTCCCGCCGGTTATACCGCCGCCATCTATGCAGCCCGCGCCATGCTGAAACCGGTGTTGATCGCCGGCATGGAACAGGGCGGCCAGCTGATGATCACCACCGATGTGGAAAACTATCCCGGCTTTGCCGATCCGATCCAGGGCCCCTGGCTGATGGGCGAAATGCTGAAACAGGCAACCCATGTCGGCACGGAAATCGTCAACGACCTGGTGACCGAGGTGGAAACCACCCGCCGCCCCTTCACCGTGAAGACCGATTCCGGCGCAGTCTGGACCGCCGATACGCTGATCATCTGCACCGGCGCCAAGGCGAAGTGGCTGGGCATCGAGAGCGAGCAGCATTTCCAGGGTTTCGGGGTTTCGGCCTGCGCCACCTGCGATGGGTTTTTCTATCGCAACAAGGACGTGATCGTGGTCGGCGGCGGCAATTCGGCGGTCGAGGAATCCCTCTACCTGTCGCATATCGCCAAGACCGTCACCGTCGTGCATCGCCGCGACAGTTTCCGCTCGGAGAAGATTTTGCAGGAGCGGCTGTTTGCCAAGGATAATGTCAAGGTCCTCTGGAACACCGTCATCGATGAAGTCACCGGCATCCCGGCCAAGCCGCCAATGCCGCCATCGGTGACCGGCGTGCGGCTGAAGAACCTCGACAGCGGCATCGTCACCGATACCCCCATCGACGGCGTCTTCGTCGCCATTGGCCATGCGCCGGCGGTGGAACTGTTCACGGGCAAGCTGAAATTGAAGCCAAATGGCTATCTGTGGACCGCCCCGGATTCGACCGCGACCGACGTGCCCGGCATTTTTGCCGCCGGCGACGTGACGGATGATATCTACCGCCAGGCTATTACTGCTGCCGGCATGGGCTGTATGGCCGCCCTTGAGGCAGAACGTTATCTTGCCGCGGAGATTATCCCGGCTCAGGCCGCGGAGTGA
- a CDS encoding LysR family transcriptional regulator VtlR, with the protein MPLDWDKLRIFHAAAEAGSFTHAADKLHLSQSAISRQVSALEQDVGVKLFHRHARGLILTEQGELLYRTAHDVLLKLETVKMQLTETTEKPSGKLRVTTTVGLGQGWLTDKVQEFLQLYPDMSIQLILDNEELDVNMRHADCAIRLRQPQQSDLIQRKLFTVHMHVYAAPSYINRYGEPQTIEDLDNHRIISFGEPAPNYLLDVNWLEVAGRSSDNRRIPHLQINSQTSIKRACLLGIGVACMPDYIVGRDPGLIQLPINAEVPSFDTYFCYPDEMKNAAKLKVFRDFIVSKARNWNF; encoded by the coding sequence ATACCGCTGGATTGGGACAAATTGCGGATTTTCCACGCCGCAGCCGAAGCCGGGTCCTTTACCCATGCGGCAGATAAGCTGCATCTCTCACAATCGGCAATCAGCCGACAGGTGAGCGCGCTGGAGCAGGATGTGGGGGTGAAGCTGTTTCACCGCCACGCCCGGGGCCTCATTCTGACCGAACAGGGCGAATTGCTCTATCGCACCGCCCATGACGTGCTGCTGAAGCTGGAAACAGTGAAAATGCAGCTGACTGAGACCACCGAAAAGCCGAGCGGCAAGCTGCGCGTCACCACCACGGTCGGGCTTGGCCAGGGCTGGTTGACTGACAAGGTGCAGGAGTTCCTGCAACTTTACCCTGATATGTCGATCCAGCTGATCCTCGACAACGAGGAACTGGACGTCAACATGCGCCACGCCGATTGCGCCATCCGGTTGCGCCAGCCGCAGCAATCGGACCTGATCCAGCGCAAGCTGTTTACCGTGCATATGCATGTCTATGCCGCGCCCTCCTATATCAATCGCTATGGGGAGCCGCAGACCATCGAGGATCTCGATAACCATCGGATCATCAGCTTTGGCGAACCAGCGCCCAATTACCTGCTTGACGTTAACTGGCTGGAAGTGGCCGGGCGCTCCTCCGACAATCGCCGGATTCCCCATCTGCAAATCAACAGCCAAACCTCGATCAAGCGCGCCTGCCTGCTGGGCATAGGGGTCGCCTGCATGCCCGATTACATTGTCGGACGCGATCCGGGGCTAATTCAGTTGCCGATCAATGCCGAAGTTCCGTCCTTTGATACCTATTTCTGCTATCCGGACGAGATGAAAAATGCGGCCAAGCTAAAAGTTTTCCGCGACTTCATCGTCAGCAAGGCGCGCAACTGGAATTTCTGA
- a CDS encoding ArsR/SmtB family transcription factor, which produces MNSDTLEDLGKPDMDDALKALSHPVRREILQWLREPEKHFSDQAHPLEMGICAGQFERCGLSQSTVSAHLASLHKAGLITSHKVGQWIFYKRDEAAIAAFLSRLSLEL; this is translated from the coding sequence ATGAATTCTGACACGCTGGAAGATCTTGGCAAGCCGGACATGGATGACGCGCTGAAAGCGCTGTCGCATCCTGTTCGGCGTGAGATCTTGCAATGGCTGCGCGAACCGGAAAAGCATTTCAGCGATCAGGCTCATCCGCTGGAAATGGGCATTTGCGCGGGGCAGTTCGAGCGCTGCGGCCTGTCGCAATCCACCGTATCGGCCCATCTCGCGAGCCTTCACAAGGCCGGACTGATCACCTCACACAAGGTCGGACAATGGATTTTCTACAAGCGGGACGAGGCAGCCATTGCTGCTTTTCTATCCCGGCTATCGTTGGAACTCTGA
- a CDS encoding alkene reductase, with amino-acid sequence MATLFDPLQVGDIAVANRIAMAPLTRNRSPNAVPKPITATYYQQRATAGLLITEATAISHQGQGYADVPGLYTPEALEGWKAVTKAVHEAGGKIVTQLWHVGRISHTSLQPNGGKPVAPSAITAKGKTYVINPDGSGAFVDTSEPRALELSEIPGLIEDYRKAARAAIDAGFDGVEIHAANGYLLEQFMRLSSNQRSDAYGGSIENRIRLTIEVVQAVTREIGSGRTGIRLSPVTPANDVSDPDPQSVYTTLVEKLAAFDLAYIHVIEGATGGPRDFSQGDKPFDWDAFKGAYSNAGGKAVWIGNNGYDRQMAMDAIASGKVDMVAFGKPFIANPDLVRRLKEDAPLNEADQSTFYGGGEKGYIDYPTLDD; translated from the coding sequence ATGGCCACTCTTTTCGACCCCTTGCAAGTTGGCGATATCGCCGTTGCAAACCGCATCGCCATGGCGCCACTGACGCGCAACCGCTCTCCCAATGCCGTTCCAAAGCCAATCACCGCCACCTATTACCAGCAGCGCGCCACCGCCGGTCTGCTGATCACCGAAGCCACGGCTATTTCTCATCAGGGCCAGGGTTATGCCGATGTTCCGGGTCTCTACACGCCTGAAGCCCTTGAAGGCTGGAAGGCCGTCACCAAGGCGGTGCATGAGGCGGGCGGCAAGATCGTCACCCAGCTCTGGCATGTCGGTCGCATTTCCCATACGTCGCTTCAGCCAAATGGCGGCAAGCCGGTTGCACCTTCGGCGATCACCGCCAAGGGCAAGACCTATGTGATCAATCCGGATGGCAGCGGTGCGTTTGTCGACACTTCCGAGCCCCGCGCCTTGGAACTCTCGGAAATCCCCGGCCTGATCGAGGATTACCGCAAGGCCGCGCGCGCCGCCATTGATGCCGGTTTTGACGGCGTCGAAATCCATGCCGCCAACGGTTATCTGCTGGAACAGTTCATGCGGCTGAGCAGCAATCAGCGCAGCGATGCCTATGGCGGTTCGATTGAAAACCGTATCCGCCTGACGATTGAGGTCGTCCAGGCCGTGACCCGCGAAATCGGCAGCGGCCGCACCGGCATCCGCCTTTCGCCAGTCACGCCCGCCAATGACGTTTCAGATCCCGATCCGCAATCGGTCTATACCACGCTGGTGGAAAAGCTGGCGGCCTTCGATCTGGCCTACATTCACGTGATCGAGGGTGCGACCGGCGGCCCGCGTGATTTCAGCCAGGGCGACAAGCCCTTCGACTGGGATGCCTTCAAGGGCGCCTACAGCAATGCGGGCGGCAAGGCCGTCTGGATCGGCAATAACGGCTATGACCGGCAGATGGCCATGGATGCCATTGCGTCAGGCAAGGTCGACATGGTCGCCTTCGGCAAGCCCTTCATCGCCAACCCGGATCTGGTGCGTCGCCTGAAGGAAGATGCACCATTGAACGAAGCCGACCAGAGCACATTCTACGGCGGCGGAGAAAAGGGCTATATCGACTATCCGACACTCGACGACTGA
- a CDS encoding NAD-dependent epimerase/dehydratase family protein, producing MTEIDDITGFIPQPGPIALVLGATGGVGGAVARALAGRGYHVRALHRDAARMAAKQKERQPALEPVLEWVQGDAMNRDDVIYAAKDASVILHGVNPPGYRNWGTLVLPMIDNTIAAARASGACILMPGTIYNYGPDAFPLLNEESPQHPRTVKGEIRVELERRLEQAAGEGVRVILVRAGDFFGPEAGNNWFAQGLITPGKPVTQVNLPGKPGVSHSWAYLPDVAETFIRLLERVPDMPAFARFHMQGHVDTDGYAMAQAIQRVSGSDSVRFKRFAWWMVPLLSPILPVFRELLEMRYLWREPIALDNRRLVEVLGEEPRTRLDVAVATTLKSLKCLQTSAVHPDGSRSMASETAPQ from the coding sequence ATGACAGAGATCGACGATATCACGGGTTTCATTCCGCAGCCTGGCCCGATTGCCCTCGTGCTCGGTGCAACGGGAGGTGTCGGGGGTGCCGTCGCACGGGCGCTGGCCGGTCGGGGATACCATGTGCGGGCTTTGCATCGCGATGCGGCCCGAATGGCTGCAAAACAGAAAGAACGGCAGCCAGCACTGGAGCCAGTACTGGAATGGGTGCAGGGCGATGCGATGAACCGCGACGATGTCATCTACGCGGCCAAAGACGCCTCAGTTATCCTGCATGGCGTCAATCCGCCCGGCTATCGCAACTGGGGGACACTGGTGCTGCCGATGATAGACAACACTATTGCCGCCGCCCGTGCCAGCGGTGCCTGTATCCTGATGCCGGGGACGATCTATAATTATGGCCCGGATGCCTTCCCGCTGCTCAATGAGGAGAGCCCGCAACATCCGCGGACGGTCAAGGGCGAGATCCGGGTAGAGTTGGAGCGGCGGCTGGAACAGGCGGCAGGCGAGGGGGTGCGGGTCATTCTTGTCCGGGCTGGTGATTTCTTCGGGCCTGAGGCGGGAAATAATTGGTTTGCTCAAGGGCTGATTACCCCCGGCAAGCCCGTGACCCAGGTTAACCTGCCGGGCAAGCCGGGCGTCAGCCATAGCTGGGCCTATCTGCCTGATGTCGCGGAAACCTTTATCCGGCTACTGGAACGCGTGCCTGATATGCCAGCCTTCGCCCGTTTTCACATGCAGGGCCATGTCGATACGGACGGATATGCCATGGCACAGGCGATCCAGCGGGTAAGTGGCAGCGATTCTGTCCGGTTCAAGCGCTTTGCCTGGTGGATGGTGCCGCTGTTGTCACCCATCCTGCCGGTGTTCAGGGAATTGCTGGAAATGCGCTACCTGTGGCGCGAACCCATTGCGCTGGATAATCGTCGTCTTGTCGAGGTGCTTGGGGAGGAGCCTAGGACGAGGCTGGACGTGGCGGTTGCGACGACCTTGAAGAGCCTGAAGTGCTTGCAAACCTCTGCGGTTCACCCTGACGGAAGCCGTTCGATGGCATCTGAAACCGCGCCGCAATAA
- a CDS encoding LysR family transcriptional regulator, with product MNADQLSWDLYRSLLAVITEGSLSGAARQLGLTQPTVGRHIEMLEQAFGTPLFVRSQRGLLPTETALAMRGHAALMAATSTSLARIAAGEQGEAGELRGPVRISASEMIAVEVLPPIFTPLQEQFPGLEIELSATDQMEDLLHREVDIAVRMVAPTQLALISRHIGAIGIGFYAHRRYLERHGTPSSLAQLAEHRLIGFDRQLAYIRDLLRTRPDLDALHFQFRSDSNLAQFAAIRAGLGIGMCQPGLARRHADLIEVLPGTLDIALDTFVVMHEDLKLSRRCRTVFDAVVEGLLAYLRE from the coding sequence ATGAACGCAGATCAACTGAGTTGGGATCTCTACCGCAGTCTTCTCGCCGTAATCACGGAGGGTTCGCTGTCTGGCGCAGCGCGTCAGCTCGGCCTGACCCAGCCGACAGTCGGTCGCCATATCGAGATGCTGGAGCAGGCTTTTGGCACGCCCTTGTTTGTGCGCAGCCAGCGCGGCTTGCTGCCAACGGAAACCGCCCTCGCCATGCGCGGCCACGCTGCCCTGATGGCGGCCACCAGCACATCGCTGGCGCGCATCGCAGCCGGGGAGCAGGGAGAGGCAGGAGAATTGCGCGGACCGGTGCGGATCAGCGCCAGCGAAATGATCGCCGTGGAAGTGCTTCCCCCAATTTTCACCCCCTTACAGGAGCAGTTTCCCGGGCTGGAAATCGAGCTATCGGCCACTGACCAGATGGAGGATCTGCTCCACCGAGAAGTGGATATTGCCGTGCGTATGGTCGCGCCGACCCAGCTTGCTCTGATTAGCCGCCATATCGGGGCGATTGGCATCGGCTTTTATGCCCATCGGCGCTATCTCGAGCGTCATGGTACGCCATCAAGTCTGGCGCAGCTCGCCGAGCATCGCCTCATCGGTTTCGACCGGCAATTGGCCTATATCAGGGACCTGCTGAGAACCCGCCCGGATCTGGATGCCCTGCATTTTCAGTTCCGCAGCGACAGCAATCTGGCACAATTTGCAGCCATCCGCGCCGGATTGGGGATCGGCATGTGTCAGCCCGGCCTCGCCCGCCGCCATGCGGATCTCATCGAAGTCCTGCCCGGAACCCTCGATATCGCGCTCGACACATTCGTGGTCATGCATGAGGACCTGAAGCTCAGCCGCCGCTGCCGGACGGTGTTCGACGCCGTGGTAGAGGGATTATTGGCCTATCTGCGCGAATGA
- a CDS encoding DUF2188 domain-containing protein, translated as MVKVTYEIVPHDEGWAYRLNGAYSERFDSHDQALEAARIVMQEIAQADEPVRIVYQDESGKWRAEMSNGDDRPEVEILDHYDQSRTA; from the coding sequence ATGGTCAAGGTTACCTATGAAATCGTTCCGCATGATGAAGGCTGGGCCTATCGGCTGAATGGTGCCTATTCCGAACGCTTCGACAGCCATGACCAGGCATTGGAAGCGGCGCGGATCGTCATGCAGGAAATCGCCCAGGCCGATGAGCCGGTGCGGATCGTCTATCAGGATGAGAGCGGCAAGTGGCGGGCAGAAATGAGCAATGGCGATGATCGGCCCGAGGTGGAAATCCTTGACCACTACGACCAATCCCGCACCGCCTGA
- a CDS encoding calcium:proton antiporter → MLREKSLLIPIALAIAVFFLEHSLIEAGPTISLIAAAVLIGGILVASIRVAHHAEILARRVGDPYGTMILTLSAVAVEVLILAIMMQGESSPTLVRDTIYSAVMLDINGILGLAALLGGLKHGEQPYNDDSGKTYGVMILTAMGISMIVPEFIPVDKWTYYSTFTIFAMLALYGLFLRMQVGQHSYFFSYSYTGRAAPKTTKVPSAGIDTGTSAAEPQQAPHESEAHDEEEGSIASSIAVILFGVVLIGVLAEFMSALMTEGLRDTGAPPTIMAIVVATISAAPEIMTALKAALRNRMQATVNIAMGASLSTVILTVPVMEAIALYTGQPFIMAMTPVQTVMVLITLVAAAINLNDGETNAIEGMTHFILFATFIMLSALGL, encoded by the coding sequence TTGCTCCGGGAAAAGTCCCTGCTGATCCCCATCGCCTTGGCGATCGCCGTGTTCTTCCTCGAACATTCCCTGATCGAGGCCGGGCCAACCATCAGCCTCATCGCTGCCGCAGTGTTGATTGGCGGCATATTGGTAGCCTCGATCCGAGTCGCGCATCACGCGGAAATCCTGGCTCGCCGGGTTGGCGACCCCTATGGCACAATGATTCTCACCCTGTCAGCCGTGGCCGTGGAAGTGCTGATCCTTGCCATCATGATGCAGGGCGAAAGCTCACCTACCCTGGTGCGCGACACGATCTATTCGGCTGTCATGCTGGATATCAACGGTATTCTGGGCCTTGCCGCCCTGCTGGGCGGGCTGAAACACGGCGAACAGCCCTATAATGACGATAGTGGCAAGACCTATGGCGTGATGATCCTGACGGCGATGGGCATCTCGATGATCGTGCCAGAATTCATTCCCGTCGATAAATGGACCTATTATTCCACCTTCACCATCTTTGCCATGCTGGCGCTTTATGGGCTGTTCTTGCGCATGCAGGTCGGGCAGCACAGCTATTTCTTCAGTTATAGCTATACCGGCCGCGCCGCGCCCAAAACCACGAAGGTCCCATCCGCTGGCATCGACACAGGAACAAGCGCCGCAGAACCACAGCAGGCCCCGCATGAGAGCGAAGCCCATGACGAGGAAGAAGGAAGCATCGCATCCTCCATCGCTGTCATCCTGTTCGGTGTGGTGTTGATCGGCGTTCTCGCTGAATTCATGTCCGCCCTGATGACGGAGGGCCTGCGTGACACCGGCGCGCCACCAACTATCATGGCCATCGTCGTTGCCACCATTTCGGCTGCCCCCGAAATCATGACCGCCCTGAAGGCGGCTTTGCGCAACCGTATGCAGGCCACCGTCAACATCGCCATGGGGGCATCGCTGTCGACCGTTATCCTGACAGTGCCGGTCATGGAGGCCATCGCGCTTTACACCGGCCAGCCCTTCATCATGGCGATGACCCCGGTGCAGACGGTGATGGTGCTGATCACCCTTGTTGCGGCGGCCATCAACCTCAACGATGGCGAGACCAATGCCATCGAGGGCATGACCCATTTCATCCTGTTTGCCACCTTCATCATGCTGTCTGCTCTGGGCCTTTGA